One window from the genome of Asterias amurensis chromosome 12, ASM3211899v1 encodes:
- the LOC139945434 gene encoding uncharacterized protein, with protein MAEAAPPTETTCKIRHIHIECPICLTRFTDPKILDCQHNFCLKCLHDLADKQDQNKDFIICPVCREKTSIPDKGVSALFNCFFLSSLIDDVINLEGPADDINPPVSTCEGCDEGLEAVLRCVDCDANLCDICLENHAKLKMNRHHQIVNTVGSSNQRPENKDKLESTKCRKHTDQELCFYCDTCDLLVCLKCVAYDHRAQNHVLSEINDSITSYRQAVEEALMKFDECRKQFQKVDNSIKHSRCRLQLMVDQALRDIVAKEEEEIAKIRNASRLLQERVTLIGQGRGEEFESKLRSNHDKMSRAERIVASVNDLMQQADDFELLDLKPKVMHNLTFHKELQFQALQHSKSFIGFKGHDVVTDADIGEILEEEKWEVKTEFGEEGEGKGEFSYVQDIACLSNGDIVVTDIGRDLISTFTSKGCYKCTGVQSETEDGQLKKPYRIAVTSDDLILATDGHAVKVYDKELRYVRQFRPSQNEVEGQSGSLRGIAVDKKDRIAVVDRKRKVISLQNMDGSNISTIHHGDVSNICRLSVSSKERLIFRNFDKRKLVCLDFTGNEVFNISTSIDGKPAKPLGVCCDDAGDIYASFNYVCGTLRTCEIHHYDASGDHIGCVARGLYNPLGMTFTPTGDLIVADHTSVKILHRV; from the coding sequence atggccgaagctGCACCACCCactgagaccacttgcaagattagacatatacacatcgaatgcccaatctgcCTGACTCGATTTACCGATCCGAAAATCCTTGATTGTCAGCACAAtttctgcttaaaatgtcttcatgATCTTGCAGACAAACAGGATCAAAATAAGGATTTTATAATTTGCCCAGTGTGTAGAGAGAAAACTTCAATCCCAGATAAGGGAGTTTCGGCTCTTTTTAACTGCTTTTTCTTGAGCTCacttattgatgacgtcatcaatcttGAAGGTCCGGCAGATGACATTAACCCCCCTGTCTCGACttgcgaaggatgcgacgaaggtcttgaagccgtcttacggtgtgttgactgtgatGCGAATTTGTGCGATATATGTCTGGAAAACCACGCGAAATTAAAAATGAACAGGCATCATCAAATCGTTAATACTGTCGGCTCGTCAAATCAGCGACCCGAGAACAAGGACAAACTGGAATCAACAAAGTGCCggaaacacactgaccaggaGCTGTGTTTTTATTGCGACACGTGTGACTTACTTGTGTGTCTCAAATGTGTGGCGTACGATCACCGAGCACAAAACCATGTTCTCTCTGAAATCAATGATTCCATTACATCTTACCGTCAAGCTGTTGAAGAGGCATTGATGAAGTTTGATGAATGTCGCAagcaatttcaaaaagtggatAACTCTATCAAACACTCACGTTGTAGATTGCAACTCATGGTCGATCAGGCTCTTCGAgatattgtggctaaggaggaaGAGGAAATCGCTAAAATAAGAAATGCATCTCGCCTCCTTCAAGAAAGAGTCACTCTAATCGGTCAAGGAAGAGGTGAGGAATTCGAAAGCAAACTGAGAAGCAATCACGAtaagatgagccgtgcagagcGGATCGTAGCGTCAGTCAATGACTTGATGCAACAAGCTGATgactttgagctgctggacctcaagCCAAAAGTCATGCACAACTTAACATTCCACAAAGAGCTCCAGTTTCAAGCGTTGCagcatagcaagtcattcatagggttcaaaggtcatgatgtcGTCACTGATGCGGATAtcggtgaaatactagaggAAGAGAAGTGGGAGGTGAAGACAGAGTTTGGTGAAGAAGGGGAAGGTAAGGGGGAGTTTAGTTATGTACAGGACATTGCTTGTTTAAGCAATGGTGACATTGTCGTTACTGATATAGGGAGGGATCTAATATCCACATTTACATCAAAGGGTTGTTACAAATGTACTGGTGTTCAAAGTGAAACAGAGGATGGTCAACTAAAAAAACCTTATCGGATTGCCGTGACCTCCGATGACCTGATTCTGGCTACTGATGGACATGCTGTGAAGGTTTATGATAAAGAACTGCGATATGTTCGTCAGTTCAGACCCTCACAGAATGAAGTCGAGGGGCAGTCAGGGAGTCTCCGTGGAATCGCAGTGGATAAGAAAGATCGGATTGCAGTGGTTGACCGGAAGAGAAAGGTAATATCTCTCCAAAATATGGATGGATCCAACATTTCTACAATACATCATGGTGACGTTAGTAATATCTGTCGTCTTTCTGTCAGCAGCAAGGAGCGACTTATCTTTCGAAACTTCGACAAGAGGAAACTAGTTTGTCTGGATTTTACgggaaacgaggtgttcaatatcagcacCTCCATTGACGGCAAGCCGGCAAAACCTCTTGGTGTGTGCTGCGACGATGCTGGAGACATCTATGCGTCTTTCAATTACGTCTGCGGTACATTGCGAACCTGTGAGATACatcattacgatgcatcaggtgATCACATTGGCTGTGTAGCTCGAGGCTTGTACAACCCTCTAGGCATGACGTTTACTCCTACCGGTGACCTCATCGTGGCTGATCACACCTCGGTCAAGATTTTGCATCGCGTGTGA
- the LOC139945400 gene encoding asialoglycoprotein receptor 2-like: protein MACRVIAATFNIVSFTVIMVSNGLFAARGCPYGWVPFADSCYLGLDGSMKGYWSTAVMQCDRNNASIMVPSSDGENEFIFNSFQQHGYLKGVWINCNDAEVEGEWNCNEDVKYPTEYRKWAQNQPDDEKHVGDQDYGFMIIRDYKNNPDMLGHWGDVWKDYDMFIVCERPRQVSRSQSAMNMYCMTID, encoded by the coding sequence ATGGCCTGTCGAGTTATTGCGGCAACTTTTAACATAGTTTCTTTTACTGTCATCATGGTCAGCAATGGTCTCTTTGCAGCAAGAGGATGCCCTTATGGATGGGTGCCTTTTGCTGATTCTTGCTACTTGGGTCTGGATGGATCCATGAAGGGCTACTGGTCCACTGCCGTGATGCAGTGTGATCGTAACAACGCATCTATAATGGTCCCGAGCTCAGACGGCGAAAATGAGTTCATATTCAATTCGTTTCAGCAACATGGATATCTAAAAGGTGTTTGGATCAATTGTAATGATGCTGAAGTTGAAGGTGAATGGAACTGCAACGAGGATGTTAAATATCCGACTGAGTATCGGAAATGGGCTCAAAATCAACCAGATGATGAGAAACACGTAGGTGATCAGGATTATGGCTTCATGATAATCCGTGATTACAAGAATAATCCTGATATGCTTGGCCATTGGGGTGACGTGTGGAAAGATTATGACATGTTCATCGTCTGTGAGCGTCCTCGCCAAGTCAGCCGTAGCCAGTCTGCTATGAACATGTACTGCATGACCATAGACTAG